One genomic window of Pocillopora verrucosa isolate sample1 chromosome 8, ASM3666991v2, whole genome shotgun sequence includes the following:
- the LOC131792543 gene encoding arginine kinase-like isoform X1 yields the protein MGLFPSKSKTAAQGTQQTQQASAPQNTTPSVEPQNQIQANQEPRTVKQYSNGDDMTLPNQLSSPDANPKMLMKKHLTPEVYKALKDKKTAGGFTLHDLINSGLVNLDSSTGCYAGDEESYTLFAPLLNPVIEEYHSPYKLADGHTSDMNPDNVDAPDLDPEGSFIRSTRIRVARNLRGYPLTPNLSKEQRLEVEKKVVGVLTSLTGDLAGKYYPLSGMDEETRQQLVDDHFLFKKGDRFLEAAGVNKEWPEGRGIFHNDSKTFLVWVNEEDQLRIISMEMGGDIKSVLTRLCLAVNEIDKQLGFQQTEQHGYLSSCPTNLGTGMRASVHVKIPHASIHPDFKNICDQYHIQPRGIHGEHSESTGADAGVYDISNRRRLGLSEVQCVKDMYEGVKKLLEIEKDAIAEKEAMFPEALNKPEVKSLLKKYLTEDTFNELKDKKTARGCTLWNQINSGVENLDSSTGVYASEQEAYTLFGKMFDAIIEDYHAPYKLSDKHVTDMNPDKVEAPDLDPDHKFIRSTRIRVARNLQGHGLPPSIHNKERLEIESKIVKVLTSLTGDLAGKYYPLTGMTEETRRKLVEDHFLFKKGDRFLESAGINKMWPQGRGIFHNDNKTFLVWVNEEDHLRIISMEKGSDIKSVFERLCLAVNELDKQIGFQHDEYRGNLSSCPTNLGTGMRASVHVKIPHASEHPDFKKICDEFHIQARGIHGEHSVSTGEDAGVFDISNRRRLGLSEVQCVQDMYNGVKKLLEIEEEALAKS from the exons ATGGGGCTTTTTCCTTCGAAATCGAAGACAGCTGCTCAGGGAACTCAACAAACCCAGCAAGCTAGCGCGCCACAGAATACTACTCCTTCGGTTGAACCTCAAAATCAAATCCAGGCAAATCAGGAGCCACGAACTGTTAAACA ATATTCCAACGGCGACGACATGACTTTGCCAAATCAGCTTTCGAGTCCTGATGCAAACCCCAAAATGCTGATGAAGAAGCACCTCACTCCAGAGGTGTACAAAGCTTTGAAGGATAAAAAGACCGCCGGCGGTTTCACTTTGCACGATCTGATAAACTCTGGCTTGGTGAATCTTGACTCTTCTACTGGCTGTTACGCTGGCGATGAGGAAAGCTACACCCTGTTCGCGCCATTACTGAATCCTGTTATTGAGGAGTACCACAGCCCTTACAAGTTGGCAGATGGCCATACCTCAGACATGAACCCAGACAACGTTGATGCACCAGACTTAGACCCTGAGGGATCTTTCATTCGGTCTACACGTATACGTGTTGCCCGAAATCTCAGGGGCTACCCACTAACACCCAATTTATCCAAAGAACAACGACTCGAGGTCGAAAAGAAGGTTGTTGGCGTCTTGACGTCTTTGACCGGTGATCTCGCTGGAAAGTACTATCCGCTGTCAGGAATGGACGAGGAGACCCGCCAGCAGTTGGTGGATGACCATTTCTTGTTCAAGAAAGGCGATCGCTTCCTAGAGGCGGCTGGCGTCAATAAGGAATGGCCTGAGGGACGAGGTATCTTCCATAATGACAGCAAGACCTTCTTAGTCTGGGTGAACGAGGAGGATCAACTTCGCATAATCAGCATGGAGATGGGTGGCGACATCAAATCCGTACTCACTCGCCTGTGTCTTGCTGTGAACGAGATAGACAAGCAGCTGGGTTTCCAGCAGACTGAGCAGCATGGGTATCTGTCCTCGTGCCCAACTAATTTGGGTACAGGAATGCGCGCTAGTGTGCACGTGAAAATCCCACATGCCAGTATACACCCAGACTTTAAGAATATTTGTGATCAATATCATATTCAG CCTCGTGGAATCCATGGTGAACATTCCGAGTCCACTGGAGCGGATGCTGGTGTTTATGACATCAGTAACCGCCGGCGCTTAGGTCTGTCCGAGGTTCAATGTGTTAAGGACATGTATGAAGGGGTGAAAAAGCTGCTGGAGATCGAGAAAGATGCTATTGC TGAAAAGGAAGCCATGTTCCCAGAAGCTCTCAACAAGCCCGAGGTAAAGTCTCTGCTGAAGAAGTATCTTACTGAGGACACTTTTAATGAGCTAAAGGATAAGAAGACAGCTAGAGGCTGTACTCTTTGGAATCAAATCAACTCTGGTGTGGAGAACCTTGACTCTTCCACTGGCGTTTATGCTTCAGAACAGGAAGCATATACCCTGTTTGGCAAAATGTTCGACGCCATCATCGAAGACTATCATGCTCCCTACAAACTTTCAGACAAGCATGTCACCGATATGAACCCAGACAAGGTTGAGGCTCCAGATCTGGATCCTGACCACAAGTTCATCAGATCCACGCGCATCAGAGTAGCGCGAAATCTCCAAGGCCACGGTTTGCCACCCAGTATTCATAACAAAGAGAGACTGGAAATTGAATCAAAG ATCGTAAAAGTTCTAACGTCCTTAACCGGAGATCTAGCCGGAAAGTACTACCCTCTGACTGGAATGACTGAAGAAACCAGGAGGAAGCTTGTGGAGGACCACTTCCTGTTCAAGAAGGGTGACCGCTTCTTGGAGTCCGCGGGCATCAACAAGATGTGGCCTCAAGGTCGAGGAATCTTTCACAATGACAACAAAACTTTCTTAGTATGGGTGAACGAAGAGGACCACTTAAGGATTATCAGTATGGAGAAAGGAAGCGATATCAAGTCAGTGTTTGAGCGCCTATGCTTGGCTGTCAATGAGCTGGACAAACAAATTGGATTTCAACACGACGAATACCGTGGAAATCTTTCCTCGTGTCCAACTAATCTGGGCACAGGTATGCGTGCTAGTGTGCACGTGAAAATCCCGCACGCCAGTGAACATCCCGATTTTAAGAAGATTTGTGACGAATTCCACATTCAG GCACGTGGAATCCATGGCGAACACTCCGTGTCTACCGGAGAAGATGCTGGAGTTTTTGACATCAGTAACCGCAGACGACTGGGTCTGTCGGAGGTGCAGTGTGTGCAGGACATGTACAATGGCGTCAAGAAACTTCTGGAGATTGAGGAAGAAGCTCTTGCTAAGTCATAA
- the LOC131792543 gene encoding arginine kinase-like isoform X3, which translates to MTLPNQLSSPDANPKMLMKKHLTPEVYKALKDKKTAGGFTLHDLINSGLVNLDSSTGCYAGDEESYTLFAPLLNPVIEEYHSPYKLADGHTSDMNPDNVDAPDLDPEGSFIRSTRIRVARNLRGYPLTPNLSKEQRLEVEKKVVGVLTSLTGDLAGKYYPLSGMDEETRQQLVDDHFLFKKGDRFLEAAGVNKEWPEGRGIFHNDSKTFLVWVNEEDQLRIISMEMGGDIKSVLTRLCLAVNEIDKQLGFQQTEQHGYLSSCPTNLGTGMRASVHVKIPHASIHPDFKNICDQYHIQPRGIHGEHSESTGADAGVYDISNRRRLGLSEVQCVKDMYEGVKKLLEIEKDAIAEKEAMFPEALNKPEVKSLLKKYLTEDTFNELKDKKTARGCTLWNQINSGVENLDSSTGVYASEQEAYTLFGKMFDAIIEDYHAPYKLSDKHVTDMNPDKVEAPDLDPDHKFIRSTRIRVARNLQGHGLPPSIHNKERLEIESKIVKVLTSLTGDLAGKYYPLTGMTEETRRKLVEDHFLFKKGDRFLESAGINKMWPQGRGIFHNDNKTFLVWVNEEDHLRIISMEKGSDIKSVFERLCLAVNELDKQIGFQHDEYRGNLSSCPTNLGTGMRASVHVKIPHASEHPDFKKICDEFHIQARGIHGEHSVSTGEDAGVFDISNRRRLGLSEVQCVQDMYNGVKKLLEIEEEALAKS; encoded by the exons ATGACTTTGCCAAATCAGCTTTCGAGTCCTGATGCAAACCCCAAAATGCTGATGAAGAAGCACCTCACTCCAGAGGTGTACAAAGCTTTGAAGGATAAAAAGACCGCCGGCGGTTTCACTTTGCACGATCTGATAAACTCTGGCTTGGTGAATCTTGACTCTTCTACTGGCTGTTACGCTGGCGATGAGGAAAGCTACACCCTGTTCGCGCCATTACTGAATCCTGTTATTGAGGAGTACCACAGCCCTTACAAGTTGGCAGATGGCCATACCTCAGACATGAACCCAGACAACGTTGATGCACCAGACTTAGACCCTGAGGGATCTTTCATTCGGTCTACACGTATACGTGTTGCCCGAAATCTCAGGGGCTACCCACTAACACCCAATTTATCCAAAGAACAACGACTCGAGGTCGAAAAGAAGGTTGTTGGCGTCTTGACGTCTTTGACCGGTGATCTCGCTGGAAAGTACTATCCGCTGTCAGGAATGGACGAGGAGACCCGCCAGCAGTTGGTGGATGACCATTTCTTGTTCAAGAAAGGCGATCGCTTCCTAGAGGCGGCTGGCGTCAATAAGGAATGGCCTGAGGGACGAGGTATCTTCCATAATGACAGCAAGACCTTCTTAGTCTGGGTGAACGAGGAGGATCAACTTCGCATAATCAGCATGGAGATGGGTGGCGACATCAAATCCGTACTCACTCGCCTGTGTCTTGCTGTGAACGAGATAGACAAGCAGCTGGGTTTCCAGCAGACTGAGCAGCATGGGTATCTGTCCTCGTGCCCAACTAATTTGGGTACAGGAATGCGCGCTAGTGTGCACGTGAAAATCCCACATGCCAGTATACACCCAGACTTTAAGAATATTTGTGATCAATATCATATTCAG CCTCGTGGAATCCATGGTGAACATTCCGAGTCCACTGGAGCGGATGCTGGTGTTTATGACATCAGTAACCGCCGGCGCTTAGGTCTGTCCGAGGTTCAATGTGTTAAGGACATGTATGAAGGGGTGAAAAAGCTGCTGGAGATCGAGAAAGATGCTATTGC TGAAAAGGAAGCCATGTTCCCAGAAGCTCTCAACAAGCCCGAGGTAAAGTCTCTGCTGAAGAAGTATCTTACTGAGGACACTTTTAATGAGCTAAAGGATAAGAAGACAGCTAGAGGCTGTACTCTTTGGAATCAAATCAACTCTGGTGTGGAGAACCTTGACTCTTCCACTGGCGTTTATGCTTCAGAACAGGAAGCATATACCCTGTTTGGCAAAATGTTCGACGCCATCATCGAAGACTATCATGCTCCCTACAAACTTTCAGACAAGCATGTCACCGATATGAACCCAGACAAGGTTGAGGCTCCAGATCTGGATCCTGACCACAAGTTCATCAGATCCACGCGCATCAGAGTAGCGCGAAATCTCCAAGGCCACGGTTTGCCACCCAGTATTCATAACAAAGAGAGACTGGAAATTGAATCAAAG ATCGTAAAAGTTCTAACGTCCTTAACCGGAGATCTAGCCGGAAAGTACTACCCTCTGACTGGAATGACTGAAGAAACCAGGAGGAAGCTTGTGGAGGACCACTTCCTGTTCAAGAAGGGTGACCGCTTCTTGGAGTCCGCGGGCATCAACAAGATGTGGCCTCAAGGTCGAGGAATCTTTCACAATGACAACAAAACTTTCTTAGTATGGGTGAACGAAGAGGACCACTTAAGGATTATCAGTATGGAGAAAGGAAGCGATATCAAGTCAGTGTTTGAGCGCCTATGCTTGGCTGTCAATGAGCTGGACAAACAAATTGGATTTCAACACGACGAATACCGTGGAAATCTTTCCTCGTGTCCAACTAATCTGGGCACAGGTATGCGTGCTAGTGTGCACGTGAAAATCCCGCACGCCAGTGAACATCCCGATTTTAAGAAGATTTGTGACGAATTCCACATTCAG GCACGTGGAATCCATGGCGAACACTCCGTGTCTACCGGAGAAGATGCTGGAGTTTTTGACATCAGTAACCGCAGACGACTGGGTCTGTCGGAGGTGCAGTGTGTGCAGGACATGTACAATGGCGTCAAGAAACTTCTGGAGATTGAGGAAGAAGCTCTTGCTAAGTCATAA
- the LOC131792543 gene encoding arginine kinase-like isoform X2, with the protein MQIAQGTFGDSACQLLPPYKAGVTARLSCVSPPSSFSIYSNGDDMTLPNQLSSPDANPKMLMKKHLTPEVYKALKDKKTAGGFTLHDLINSGLVNLDSSTGCYAGDEESYTLFAPLLNPVIEEYHSPYKLADGHTSDMNPDNVDAPDLDPEGSFIRSTRIRVARNLRGYPLTPNLSKEQRLEVEKKVVGVLTSLTGDLAGKYYPLSGMDEETRQQLVDDHFLFKKGDRFLEAAGVNKEWPEGRGIFHNDSKTFLVWVNEEDQLRIISMEMGGDIKSVLTRLCLAVNEIDKQLGFQQTEQHGYLSSCPTNLGTGMRASVHVKIPHASIHPDFKNICDQYHIQPRGIHGEHSESTGADAGVYDISNRRRLGLSEVQCVKDMYEGVKKLLEIEKDAIAEKEAMFPEALNKPEVKSLLKKYLTEDTFNELKDKKTARGCTLWNQINSGVENLDSSTGVYASEQEAYTLFGKMFDAIIEDYHAPYKLSDKHVTDMNPDKVEAPDLDPDHKFIRSTRIRVARNLQGHGLPPSIHNKERLEIESKIVKVLTSLTGDLAGKYYPLTGMTEETRRKLVEDHFLFKKGDRFLESAGINKMWPQGRGIFHNDNKTFLVWVNEEDHLRIISMEKGSDIKSVFERLCLAVNELDKQIGFQHDEYRGNLSSCPTNLGTGMRASVHVKIPHASEHPDFKKICDEFHIQARGIHGEHSVSTGEDAGVFDISNRRRLGLSEVQCVQDMYNGVKKLLEIEEEALAKS; encoded by the exons ATGCAAATCGCGCAAGGGACATTTGGTGATTCTGCTTGTCAACTGCTGCCGCCCTACAAAGCAGGTGTAACCGCCCGTCTATCTTGTGTCTCTCCTCCATCGTCCTTTTCCAT ATATTCCAACGGCGACGACATGACTTTGCCAAATCAGCTTTCGAGTCCTGATGCAAACCCCAAAATGCTGATGAAGAAGCACCTCACTCCAGAGGTGTACAAAGCTTTGAAGGATAAAAAGACCGCCGGCGGTTTCACTTTGCACGATCTGATAAACTCTGGCTTGGTGAATCTTGACTCTTCTACTGGCTGTTACGCTGGCGATGAGGAAAGCTACACCCTGTTCGCGCCATTACTGAATCCTGTTATTGAGGAGTACCACAGCCCTTACAAGTTGGCAGATGGCCATACCTCAGACATGAACCCAGACAACGTTGATGCACCAGACTTAGACCCTGAGGGATCTTTCATTCGGTCTACACGTATACGTGTTGCCCGAAATCTCAGGGGCTACCCACTAACACCCAATTTATCCAAAGAACAACGACTCGAGGTCGAAAAGAAGGTTGTTGGCGTCTTGACGTCTTTGACCGGTGATCTCGCTGGAAAGTACTATCCGCTGTCAGGAATGGACGAGGAGACCCGCCAGCAGTTGGTGGATGACCATTTCTTGTTCAAGAAAGGCGATCGCTTCCTAGAGGCGGCTGGCGTCAATAAGGAATGGCCTGAGGGACGAGGTATCTTCCATAATGACAGCAAGACCTTCTTAGTCTGGGTGAACGAGGAGGATCAACTTCGCATAATCAGCATGGAGATGGGTGGCGACATCAAATCCGTACTCACTCGCCTGTGTCTTGCTGTGAACGAGATAGACAAGCAGCTGGGTTTCCAGCAGACTGAGCAGCATGGGTATCTGTCCTCGTGCCCAACTAATTTGGGTACAGGAATGCGCGCTAGTGTGCACGTGAAAATCCCACATGCCAGTATACACCCAGACTTTAAGAATATTTGTGATCAATATCATATTCAG CCTCGTGGAATCCATGGTGAACATTCCGAGTCCACTGGAGCGGATGCTGGTGTTTATGACATCAGTAACCGCCGGCGCTTAGGTCTGTCCGAGGTTCAATGTGTTAAGGACATGTATGAAGGGGTGAAAAAGCTGCTGGAGATCGAGAAAGATGCTATTGC TGAAAAGGAAGCCATGTTCCCAGAAGCTCTCAACAAGCCCGAGGTAAAGTCTCTGCTGAAGAAGTATCTTACTGAGGACACTTTTAATGAGCTAAAGGATAAGAAGACAGCTAGAGGCTGTACTCTTTGGAATCAAATCAACTCTGGTGTGGAGAACCTTGACTCTTCCACTGGCGTTTATGCTTCAGAACAGGAAGCATATACCCTGTTTGGCAAAATGTTCGACGCCATCATCGAAGACTATCATGCTCCCTACAAACTTTCAGACAAGCATGTCACCGATATGAACCCAGACAAGGTTGAGGCTCCAGATCTGGATCCTGACCACAAGTTCATCAGATCCACGCGCATCAGAGTAGCGCGAAATCTCCAAGGCCACGGTTTGCCACCCAGTATTCATAACAAAGAGAGACTGGAAATTGAATCAAAG ATCGTAAAAGTTCTAACGTCCTTAACCGGAGATCTAGCCGGAAAGTACTACCCTCTGACTGGAATGACTGAAGAAACCAGGAGGAAGCTTGTGGAGGACCACTTCCTGTTCAAGAAGGGTGACCGCTTCTTGGAGTCCGCGGGCATCAACAAGATGTGGCCTCAAGGTCGAGGAATCTTTCACAATGACAACAAAACTTTCTTAGTATGGGTGAACGAAGAGGACCACTTAAGGATTATCAGTATGGAGAAAGGAAGCGATATCAAGTCAGTGTTTGAGCGCCTATGCTTGGCTGTCAATGAGCTGGACAAACAAATTGGATTTCAACACGACGAATACCGTGGAAATCTTTCCTCGTGTCCAACTAATCTGGGCACAGGTATGCGTGCTAGTGTGCACGTGAAAATCCCGCACGCCAGTGAACATCCCGATTTTAAGAAGATTTGTGACGAATTCCACATTCAG GCACGTGGAATCCATGGCGAACACTCCGTGTCTACCGGAGAAGATGCTGGAGTTTTTGACATCAGTAACCGCAGACGACTGGGTCTGTCGGAGGTGCAGTGTGTGCAGGACATGTACAATGGCGTCAAGAAACTTCTGGAGATTGAGGAAGAAGCTCTTGCTAAGTCATAA